Below is a window of Cytobacillus firmus DNA.
ACCAGCTAGCTCAGCCGCATGGTATTCCTCTGGGAAAGAAACTTCAACATCTTTAGATTCTCCAGCAGCAGTACCAATCAGCTGCTCTTCAAATCCAGGGATGAATTGTCCTGAACCAAGTTCTAAAGAGTAGTTCTCAGCTTTTCCGCCTTCGAAAGCTTCACCATCAACGAATCCTTCAAAGTCCATAACAACTGTATCGCCGTTCTCTGCTTTGCCTTCTTCTTTAACAGCCAGTTCAGCTTGTCTTTCCTGAAGGGAAGTTAACTCATTGTTAACATCTTCTTCAGTAACGTTTGTTTCAAGCGGCTTAACTTCAACACCTTTGTATTCGCCAAGCTTTACTTCAGGCTTAACAGTTACTGTAGCTTTGAAGATAAGGCTTTTTCCTTTTTCGATTTGCTCAACATCGATTTCAGGACGATCAACAGGCTCAATGCCAGTTTCATCAATTGCATTAGCATATGCTTCTGGAAGAAGATAATCCACTGCATCCTGGTATAAAGATTCAACTCCGAAACGCTTTTCAAACATTCCGCGAGGCATTTTACCTTTACGGAATCCAGGTACATTTACCTGCTTAACTACTTTTTTGAATGCAGCGTCTAAACCTTCGGTTACTTTCTCTGCATCTACTTCAATTGTAAGAACCCCGCGGTTCCCTTCTAACTTTTCAAATTTAGCAGACATACAATCATTTCCCTCCAAAAATCTATTATCATTTCATTCATGACAGAATGTTATGAATATCTCTTGTTTTTTCAAGTCATATCCATTTAATTAAAATGTATATATACACATAATACAACCATTATATTATAACACACACTCCCTGTCTTTCAACATTGAAGGCTAAATATTGGGATAAGAAATTTCTTCTATCTTTCTTATAAAGGCAAGAGCCTCTTCTATTTCCTCTTCAGGAGCATCATAAATATTACCTAGCTTGCTTATCGAGCTGTTTAAGCCATGATACTCATTTGAGAGCATATGGTATGCCGCTGCCCAGGACGCAGCATTCTCCGGCGGGGCTTCATGCGGATAAAGCAGGAAAAAGTGCCTTTCTGCAATGCTCTTTGTATTTTCAAATAGTACCGGGTCTTCCTGCTCGAGCTGATTTTCCAGTTTATTGACTATTTTTAACAGCATCGGCTGCTGATGAACAGGTGCTAGTTCAGCCGGATTTACCCGAAGGCTTTTATCAAACTTCCGAATCGTTACATATTTTTCATACCCATGCTCAGAAAGTACATTTAACAGCATCGTTTTAAAAAAAGGATTTCCATCCTTCGCTTCCAAATAGGCTTTAATATCTTCGAGATAAGGCCTGATGTTATGTACTGCCAGCTGTGCAGCAATCTGCATTTGTTCATGCTGATCCTGGCAGGAAAACAGATCGAGCTTCCTGCCGTTAAATTCCTCCAGATCGGGTGCTTCAATCTCAGTTTCAGAAGGTGAAGCAGCCATCTTTCTGCTGAACTCAAGCATTCTGTTAAAATGCTCAAATTTCTCCTTCGGGATCTCCCTTTCTTCAAGCAAAACCTCGATTGTTGCTGCAATCTCACTGTATTGATGCAGCTGCACAAGAATCATTAAATAAAGATCCATTACTTGTATGTAATCCCCTATGCCTGTCTGGAGCATTTTATTAGCCAGTTCTTTTGCCTTTTCCAAAGCTCCGGCTTCATAATATGCCAAAACGAGCCCAATATGAACATCCGTATTCTCAGGCTCCATATCCAGCGCTTCTTCAAAGAACCTGATTGATTCTTTATACCTTTTCTGCTGAAAGGACTCAAGCCCCTTTTCCAGCAGTCGTTTCTCAAGGCCGGGAAATAGAATGATTTTATTTTTTTGTTTTTTCTGTTCCCGCTTTCCCATGCTAAAACCGCCTCAACTATTATTTTTGAAGTTAGTGTAGCATGAAATAGAACAAAAACAAAAAGATTCATGGTTTCATGCCATGAATCTTTCATAGGTATCTACTTTACCGCAAACCGTTTTTCTTCAAAACTTGAAATGCTGCTTTCCAATTGAAGAGTAATCTCTATTTCATCCCAGCCGTTTATCAGCATTTTTTTCCAGTATTCATTAATTGTGAATGATGCGGAAAAATTATATTCATCTTCAACTATTCCATTCTGCAAATCAACCTTCAATTCATACGGCTGATTTTTGGCTCGTTCGAGCAAATATTCGACTGTTTCAGCCGGCAGAGTGATTGGCAGAAGTCCATTTTTTAAACAATTTTGATGGAAGATATCCGCAAACGAAGGTGCAATAATTACTTTGAAGCCATAATCCCCTAAAGCCCATGGCGCATGCTCCCGGGAAGAGCCGCAGCCGAAATTTTCATTTGCAATGAGGATGGAAGCATTCTGATTTTCCGCCTTATTCAGCTCAAACTCCGGGTTAGGCAGCCCTTCTTTCGTAAATCTCCAGTCATAAAAAAGATATTGTCCAAATCCCGTTTTCTCAATTCTTTTTAGAAATTGCTTGGGGATAATCTGATCTGTATCCACATTGGCTCTATCCATTGCAGCTGCTTTTCCCTGAAGTGTTTTAAATCCGCTCATTTAGTTCTCCTCCTTCTTAATGGACAGTCTCTGCACTTAGCAAGGCACCTACGTCAACAAAATGTCCGTATATAGCGGCTGCTGCCGCCATTAAAGGGCTGACAAGGTGTGTTCTGGCCCCTGATCCCTGGCGTCCTTCAAAATTGCGGTTTGATGTCGACGCACAATGCTCGCCATTTGGCACAATATCATTATTCATGCTTAAACACATGCTGCAGCCTGATTCCCTCCATTCAAACCCAGCCTGCTTAAAGATAAGGTCCAGTCCTTCTGCCTCTGCCTGCTTCTTGACCTGCTGTGAACCTGGTACAACAAGTGCACGGACATGGGGATGAACCTTCTTCCCTCTAATGATTTCAGCTGCCTGTCTTAGGTCTTCCAGCCGGGAATTCGTGCAGGATCCAATAAAAACGTGCTGAATTTGAATGTCTTCTATTTTTTGGCCTTCCTGCAGTCCCATATATTCTAAAGCTCTTGATAGTGACTTTTGTTCAAGCTCGTTTTTGCATTCCTCAAGTTTTGGAATTTGTTCATTCACCTTGGAAGTCATTGATGGATTCGTGCCCCAGCTGACCATTGGCGCAATATCGGCGGCATCAATTTGAATAGTTTTATCGTATTGTGCATCAGAATCAGATCCCAGCCCTTTCCAATTCTCGACTGCATCCGCAAATCCTGCTCCTTTTGGTGCATACTTTCGTCCTTGAAGATACGCAAACGTTGTTTCATCAGGACTAACAAGCCCCGCTTTTGCGCCTCCTTCAATGGACATATTGCAAATCGTCATTCTTTCTTCCATTGACATTTTTGCAACCGTCTCCCCGCAATATTCAATAATATGGCCTGTACCAAAACCAATTCCATTTTTGGCAATAATATAAAGGATGACATCTTTTGCAGTAACACCTTTTTTCAGCTCGCCGTTTATCTCCAGTTTTAATGTTTTAGGCTTGCTCTGCCATAAAGTCTGGGTAGCCAGGACATGCTCAACTTCACTTGTGCCGATGCCAAAGGCTATTGATCCAAATGCTCCATGTGTGGATGTATGGCTGTCCCCGCAAACAATCGTCATGCCTGGCTGTGTTAGCCCCAGCTCCGGCCCGATGACATGGACAATCCCTTGTTCAGGACTATCCAGCCCGGCAAGAGGGATGCCGAATTCCAGACAGTTTTTTTCCAAAGTCGTCATTTGATTTAATGCAACAGGATCATTGATGACTTTGCGATTATCAGTAGGAATATTGTGATCAACTGTGGCAAACGTTTTATCAGGCCTTCTCACTTTCCTGTTTTTCATTCTTAAACCGGAAAATGCTTGAGGGGATGTAACTTCATGCACTAAGTGAAGGTCTATGTACATCAAATCCGGCTTTCCTTCTTCCCTGTGGACTACATGCTTTTCCCAAATCTTATCTATTATTGATTTTCCCATTCTGCTCCACTCCTTTTTAAAAGAAACACGGCCGAAGATGGCCGTGTCTCAAGTTTAAAATCAGCTGAACCAGTGTCCAGCATCCATCTCTCAGCTCTTATGCATAAGCCCCCATGATATTAAGAATAGCCTCATTATCCAAAAGGGTAGCCTTCACCTCTTCAATCATTTCAGAAGTAGTGACAACCTTTTTACCAAATGAAACAATATCTCTCGTACGATAGCCAGCTTCAAGCACTTGATTAACAGCATTTTCAACCGCTTCAGCCTCCTCTTCCATCCCGAAGGATAAACGGAGCATCATGGCTGCTGATAAAATCATGGCAATTGGATTAGCTGCATTCTTCCCTTGAATATCCGGTGCTGAACCATGAATTGGTTCGTATAAGTAAGGCCCGTTTTCCGAAATGCTGGCAGAAGGAAGCATACCTAGAGAACCGGTCAATACAGAGGCTTCATCGCTTAGAATATCACCGAACATATTCTCTGTTACGACAACATCAAATCTTTTCGGGTTTTTAATCATTTGCATAGCGGCATTATCAACAAGCATATGTTCAAGAACCACATTAGGATATTGCTTTGCAATGTCCTCTGCAACTTCTCTCCACATTCGGCTGGATTCCAGGACATTGGCCTTGTCAACAGAGGTCACCTTGCCACGCCGCTTTCCTGCAAGTTCAAATGCCAGCTTAATGACACGGCGCATTTCTTCTTTTTGATAAAACAAGGTGTCCACAACAGCATCTTTTCCGTTTTGCTGTGTCCGTTCGCTTGGCTTTCCAAAATAAAGTCCGCCGGTTAATTCTCTGACCATCAGCATATCCACGCCTTCAATTACTTCATTTTTTAATGGTGAAGTATCGGAAAGGCTTGAATAATATTGAGTTGGCCGCAAATTGGCATATAAATCTAATTCCTTGCGAATCCTTAAGAGACCCTTTTCCGGACGAAGGTGGGGAGGCTGCCGGTCCCATTTAGGCCCGCCAACCGCTCCCAGCATGACCGCATCGCTTTCTTTGCAAAGCTCAAGCGTTTCATTAGGCAGCGGTGTTCCGGCTGCATCAATAGCAGAACCGCCGATGCTGCCATATGAAAATTGGAATTGATGTCCGAACCGTTCACCAACAGCCTGCAGGACTTCAATTGCACCCTTCACCACTTCTTTGCCGATCCCATCTCCTGGAAGTACTGCGATACGTTTTTTCATTTTAATCCCTCCGTCTGATTTATTGTTTTATAAATTTTTTTCATATTTTATTTCTGCGGCGCATTTGCTTTTCAGGGGAAGGACAGGAGACTTTCCGCCTCCGTCTGCGGAATCTCCCGCTTCCCCGATCAATTTGCCTCTACTGCCTGCACTTTTTCTCTCATATATATGACTCTATTAACAGCATTCAAGTAAGCTTTTGAGGAAGCCTCAAGCACATCCTGGGCCAAACCGCGGCCGCTTGTTTCCATTCCTTCATAGTTCAGCTTGACATAAACCTGGGCTAAAGCGTCTCTTCCGGCCCCTACGGATTGGATACGGTAATCCAGAAGGTTAGCTGTTCCATTCAGGCATTTTTCCAATGTGTTATACAGCGCCTCAATGCTTCCTGCTCCAGTACCGGCTTCCTGGATTACTTCGTTATTTGATCCTGACAGGGTAACAGTTGCTGTTGGAACAGAGTTCGTTCCATACTGAATTTGGATTCCGATCAAATCATAGAACCTCTGCTCCTTGGAGAGCTTCTCTTCAAGTACGATTGCTGCAAGGTCGTCGTCTGTCATCTCTTTTTTGCGGTCGGCCAAATCTTTAAAAACTGTGAAAAGCCGGTTTGCTTCTTCATCTTCTACTTCAAGCCCCAGTTCACTCAGGCGGTTTTTAAATGCATGGCGTCCGGAATGTTTTCCAAGCACCATGGAATTGGATTGAAATCCGACTAGGTCAGGGGAAATAATTTCATACGTTGTTTTTTCCTTCAATACCCCATCCTGGTGTATTCCTGATTCATGTGCAAAAGCATTCCTGCCAACAATTGCTTTGTTGGCTGGCACCACCATACCTGTCAGCTTGCTGATCAAACTGCTCGTTCTGCTGATTTCCTGAAGATTCAGACGGGTTGAAGCCTGATAATGATCATTTCGGATATAAAGGGCTACTGCCAGCTCCTCAAGTGCCGCATTCCCGGCTCTTTCACCAATTCCATTTATTGTGCCCTCAATCTGTGTTGCTCCATTTTTTATAGCTGACAGCGAATTCGCAATGGCCATTCCCAAGTCATCATGGCAATGTGCTGACAAGGATACTTTATCAATAGAAGGAACATGATTTCTTAAATATTGGAAAATTTCACCGTACTCCTGTGGTGTTGTGTATCCAACTGTATCCGGTATGTTAATGATTCTTGCACCGGCCTGGATGACTTTTTCAATGATCTCTGCAAGAAAAGGCAGTTCTGTCCTGGTAGCATCCTCTGCAGACCATTGGACGATCGGGAATTTGGAAGCAGCATACTTAACAGTTTCAACTGCTGTTTCAACCACTTCTTCTTTCGTCTTCCTTAACTTATACTGCCTGTGGATTGGAGAGGTTGCCAGGAATGTATGTATCCTTGGCTCAGCTCCATCCTTTAAAGCTCCCCATGCAGCATCTATATCAGAGATAACTGCTCTTGCCAATCCTGTGACCGAGCAATTCTTAATCGTCTGGGCAATATTCTGTACGGATGCAAAATCCCCTTTCGACGCTGCCGGGAAACCTGCCTCAATAATATCAACGTTCAAACGCTCCAGCTGCCTGGCAATTTCTAATTTT
It encodes the following:
- the tig gene encoding trigger factor, yielding MSAKFEKLEGNRGVLTIEVDAEKVTEGLDAAFKKVVKQVNVPGFRKGKMPRGMFEKRFGVESLYQDAVDYLLPEAYANAIDETGIEPVDRPEIDVEQIEKGKSLIFKATVTVKPEVKLGEYKGVEVKPLETNVTEEDVNNELTSLQERQAELAVKEEGKAENGDTVVMDFEGFVDGEAFEGGKAENYSLELGSGQFIPGFEEQLIGTAAGESKDVEVSFPEEYHAAELAGKPATFKVTVHEIKTKQLPELDDEFAKDADEEVETLDALKEKIKTRLEESKKHEAEHHVRDTVVEAAAANAEMEIPAAMVDTEVNRMMQEFEQRLQMQGMNLELYFQFSGQDEAALREQMKEEAEKRVRVNLTLEAIAKAENIEVSDEEVSEELNKMAEMYNMSADQITQALGSLEGLKADLQIKKAVDFLVENSKTVA
- a CDS encoding tetratricopeptide repeat protein; translated protein: MGKREQKKQKNKIILFPGLEKRLLEKGLESFQQKRYKESIRFFEEALDMEPENTDVHIGLVLAYYEAGALEKAKELANKMLQTGIGDYIQVMDLYLMILVQLHQYSEIAATIEVLLEEREIPKEKFEHFNRMLEFSRKMAASPSETEIEAPDLEEFNGRKLDLFSCQDQHEQMQIAAQLAVHNIRPYLEDIKAYLEAKDGNPFFKTMLLNVLSEHGYEKYVTIRKFDKSLRVNPAELAPVHQQPMLLKIVNKLENQLEQEDPVLFENTKSIAERHFFLLYPHEAPPENAASWAAAYHMLSNEYHGLNSSISKLGNIYDAPEEEIEEALAFIRKIEEISYPNI
- the leuC gene encoding 3-isopropylmalate dehydratase large subunit, giving the protein MGKSIIDKIWEKHVVHREEGKPDLMYIDLHLVHEVTSPQAFSGLRMKNRKVRRPDKTFATVDHNIPTDNRKVINDPVALNQMTTLEKNCLEFGIPLAGLDSPEQGIVHVIGPELGLTQPGMTIVCGDSHTSTHGAFGSIAFGIGTSEVEHVLATQTLWQSKPKTLKLEINGELKKGVTAKDVILYIIAKNGIGFGTGHIIEYCGETVAKMSMEERMTICNMSIEGGAKAGLVSPDETTFAYLQGRKYAPKGAGFADAVENWKGLGSDSDAQYDKTIQIDAADIAPMVSWGTNPSMTSKVNEQIPKLEECKNELEQKSLSRALEYMGLQEGQKIEDIQIQHVFIGSCTNSRLEDLRQAAEIIRGKKVHPHVRALVVPGSQQVKKQAEAEGLDLIFKQAGFEWRESGCSMCLSMNNDIVPNGEHCASTSNRNFEGRQGSGARTHLVSPLMAAAAAIYGHFVDVGALLSAETVH
- a CDS encoding 2-isopropylmalate synthase, with the translated sequence MAIIKIFDTTLRDGEQSAGVNLNFSEKLEIARQLERLNVDIIEAGFPAASKGDFASVQNIAQTIKNCSVTGLARAVISDIDAAWGALKDGAEPRIHTFLATSPIHRQYKLRKTKEEVVETAVETVKYAASKFPIVQWSAEDATRTELPFLAEIIEKVIQAGARIINIPDTVGYTTPQEYGEIFQYLRNHVPSIDKVSLSAHCHDDLGMAIANSLSAIKNGATQIEGTINGIGERAGNAALEELAVALYIRNDHYQASTRLNLQEISRTSSLISKLTGMVVPANKAIVGRNAFAHESGIHQDGVLKEKTTYEIISPDLVGFQSNSMVLGKHSGRHAFKNRLSELGLEVEDEEANRLFTVFKDLADRKKEMTDDDLAAIVLEEKLSKEQRFYDLIGIQIQYGTNSVPTATVTLSGSNNEVIQEAGTGAGSIEALYNTLEKCLNGTANLLDYRIQSVGAGRDALAQVYVKLNYEGMETSGRGLAQDVLEASSKAYLNAVNRVIYMREKVQAVEAN
- the leuB gene encoding 3-isopropylmalate dehydrogenase, coding for MKKRIAVLPGDGIGKEVVKGAIEVLQAVGERFGHQFQFSYGSIGGSAIDAAGTPLPNETLELCKESDAVMLGAVGGPKWDRQPPHLRPEKGLLRIRKELDLYANLRPTQYYSSLSDTSPLKNEVIEGVDMLMVRELTGGLYFGKPSERTQQNGKDAVVDTLFYQKEEMRRVIKLAFELAGKRRGKVTSVDKANVLESSRMWREVAEDIAKQYPNVVLEHMLVDNAAMQMIKNPKRFDVVVTENMFGDILSDEASVLTGSLGMLPSASISENGPYLYEPIHGSAPDIQGKNAANPIAMILSAAMMLRLSFGMEEEAEAVENAVNQVLEAGYRTRDIVSFGKKVVTTSEMIEEVKATLLDNEAILNIMGAYA
- the leuD gene encoding 3-isopropylmalate dehydratase small subunit, encoding MSGFKTLQGKAAAMDRANVDTDQIIPKQFLKRIEKTGFGQYLFYDWRFTKEGLPNPEFELNKAENQNASILIANENFGCGSSREHAPWALGDYGFKVIIAPSFADIFHQNCLKNGLLPITLPAETVEYLLERAKNQPYELKVDLQNGIVEDEYNFSASFTINEYWKKMLINGWDEIEITLQLESSISSFEEKRFAVK